A genomic segment from Salmo trutta chromosome 38, fSalTru1.1, whole genome shotgun sequence encodes:
- the LOC115178372 gene encoding NACHT, LRR and PYD domains-containing protein 1b allele 3 → MPAGAKRTKLPSTSSGMLTRSGEKHHHLERQREVTRALVIKSSPDEFTPEIHDQDKRGEYRFQCPSAGLFQCSITGLVFRMEGEGEVLYRTVPWDRRLLAQNGKRPAGPLFKFTCLKGSVCQLHLPHCEIHSEGGCDFLSVAHVTDDDSMEFLHHHETRETHVILNITQFSKYGITKDKEAPVSPIRALVLLFYQLPDDNNKSTLNVLLLPRNVDIDEVCKTRRTRNGDREMYIEKNPNCRLTPDQEYTLSTDLTDEHHIDPKKAEFVDYDSYTNYMPTFQLCLKTVVEEVNLLLKEGPKNEIIWDRLVSLPVTPPGGARAESKLHEPAAPLMDVSIHPPQQTSTLPPTSMKPVAASEREQKPAGARRAKLTGTSSRMLTRSGEKRHHLERQGKGPRSLDIRRSSMLMNEHDLAKKLQRDHRGKKRKKITQPAGDTAGTTTNVSYLLLGALAELVSEELELFQWHLIHSVEGFPSIPRGQLEYATRLVTVDRMVQQYHEDGAVEITLEILRKMDQNNLADELEKKFPNNV, encoded by the exons ATGCCAGCAGGGGCAAAGAGGACCAAACTCCCCAGCACCTCTTCTGGAAT GTTGACCCGGTCTGGAGAGAAGCATCACCAtctggagaggcagagggaggtgaCTAGGGCACTGGTCATCAAG AGTTCTCCAGATGAATTTACACCTGAAATCCATGATCAGGACAAGAGGGGAGAGTACCG ATTCCAGTGCCCCAGTGCAGGTCTGTTCCAGTGCAGTATAACAGGCCTGGTGTttaggatggagggagagggagaggtgctCTATAGGACAGTCCCCTGGGACAGGAGGCTTCTAGCCCAGAATGGCAAGAGACCTGCAGGACCCCTGTTCAAGTTTACATGCCTTAAGGGGTCTGTCTGTCAACTACACCTCCCACACTGTGAGATTCATTCTG aGGGTGGATGTGACTTCCTGTCTGTAGCCCATGTGACTGATGATGACAGTATGGAGTTTCTCCATCACCATGAGACAAGAGAAActcatgtcatattaaacatcaCTCAATTCAGCAAATATGGCATCACCAAGGATAAGGAAGCTCCGGTCTCTCCTATCCGTGCTCTGGTGCTACTATTTTACCAACTCCCAGATGATAACAATAAGTCCACCCTAAATGTGTTGTTGCTGCCCAGAAATGTTGACATTGATGAG gtgtgtaagacaaggagGACAAGGAATGGAGACAGAGAAATGTACATTGAAAAAAATCCTAATTGTAGACTGACCCCGGACCAAGAATATACCCTCTCCACCGATCTAACAGATGAACATCACATAGATCCAAAG AAAGCAGAGTTTGTGGATTATGATTCCTATACAAACTACATGCCAACATTTCAGTTGTGTTTAAAAACTGTTGTTGAAGAAGTGAATCTTCTTCTGAAAGAAGGTCCTAAAAATGAAATTATATGGGACCGCCTTGTTTCACTACCAG ttacacctccaggTGGCGCTAGAGCAG aATCCAAACTGCATGAACCTGCTGCTCCCCTTATGGACGTTTCCATCCACCCCCCTCAACAGACTTCTACtctgccccccacctcaatg aagcCGGTAGCTGCTTCTGAGAGGGAACAGAAGCCAGCAGGGGCAAGGAGGGCCAAACTCACCGGCACCTCTTCTAGAAT GTTGACCCGGTCTGGAGAGAAGCGTCACCATCTGGAAAGGCAGGGGAAGGGGCCTAGGTCACTGGACATCAGG AGATCCTCCATGTTGATGAATGAGCATGATCTCGCTAAGAAGTTACAAAGAGATCACAGAG gaAAGAAAAGGAAAAAAA TAACACAACCAGCTGGCGATACAGCAG GGACAACAACAAATGTTTCTTATCTGCTGCTGGGCGCTCTGGCAGAGCTGGTTTCAGAAGAGCTGGAGTTATTTCAGTGGCACCTTATTCATAGTGTGGAGGGCTTTCCTTCAATCCCAAGGGGCCAGCTGGAGTACGCTACCAGACTGGTCACAGTGGATAGGATGGTGCAGCAATACCATGAGGACGGTGCTGTGGAGATCACACTGGAGATCCTGAGGAAGATGGACCAGAACAACCTGGCTGATGAGTTAGAGAAGAAGTTCCCAAACAATGTCTGA